The bacterium DNA window CAGATCCGGATGTCGATAAAGCGCGTTGTCATCGAGGTTGACCTTGACGTCTAGAGCCAGCAAATGATCCTCTTCGGTGATGATCAGTGGATTGATCTCCACCAGGGAACAGTCCCTTGCACAGAAAGCTTCATACAGGGACTTGAACAAAGCCACGCCCTCTTTCGCCAGACCCTCAGAAAGCCCCAGGGCAAACGCCATGCGGCGGCATTGGAACAGCTGCAATCCGACGCCTGGATCAATGGGCTCGGTGATGATTTTTTCCGGATGTTCTTCAGCTACTTTTTCAATTTCCACCCCGCCTTCGCTGCTGATCATGAATGTCAACCGGCTTTTACTGCGATCCGCGATAAGGCCGGCATACAGCTCCTTTTTGATCTTGGCCGCTTCGGTGAACAGAATGCGCCGGACGATCTTGCCCTCTGCGCCGGTCTGCGGCGTCACCAGCCGCATGCCGAACATTTTTCGCGCCGCCTCCACAGCCTCGGTCTCTGAGCGCACCAGTTGGATGCCTCCGGCTTTGCCGCGGCCGCCGGCATGCACCTGAGCTTTAAGCACCAGCTCAGAGCAGGGTAAAGCGCGCACAATCTCCGGCACCTGGTCCAGCGAAAAAGCCACCCGACCCTGTTGCACCGGCACACCATGCGCTCGCAGCAGCTCTTTGGCCTGGTATTCGTGAATTTTCATTCTCTCTCCTACAATGCAGAATCCGCTCCACCCTGACCGGCTATTGACCCGGTTCAGGACACGTCGCCGCCCGTGCTGACCAAGAGAAGAACTGGTATCGGTTGATGTTCACCGTCTCGCCCCAGGTTCCGCTTTTTACGCGATCACCTGAAAGATCTCTTTGATGGGCTTTTTATCCCGTTGACGCACCGGTCCGGCAGGCCGGCCGACAGCGACGAAGGCTGTCAGATGCCATGGTTCGGCAATGTGAAGCAGACTTTCGAGCTCTTCTCGAGCCACCATCATACCGCTCAACCAACAGGCGCCATAGCCGAGATCAACAGCGCACAACAAGAGATTTTGAATCGCTGCGCCGAGGCTCTGGATATCCGGATAGTTGCGCAACGCGTTGACATCCTGATGCCCGATATGGGTCAACGGCAGCAGCTTGTCCACCATGGCCTCATAATTTTTACTCACCACTGCGATCAGGGCCGGAGCGTCCTTGAAAAACGTGGAATAGTATTCCACCGTGTTCTTGACGCTCTGATCGCGCGCTGTCGGGATGTCCGGAAACAACTGATCGAGATGCTGGTGCACCGCTTGAGCCATGGAGGCCATCAGCGGTTTGTTGAGAAGGGCGATGAATTTCCACGGCTGTTCGTTGTTGACGCTGGGCGCCAGGCCGGCACAGCGCACCATCTCCTGCAAATCAGCGACCGCTACGGCATCCGGCGCGAACTTGCGCACGCTGGCACGCGCTTCAATGGCTTCCTTCAGCTGCATATAGGATCCTTTCTTGATGATGAGGTCCTGTCGACGGGGTTTGCCCGGTTAAAAACTTTTAACAAACGTCATACGGAAAACAGAGTGTTCACTTTTACGGTCCCGGCCCATATAAA harbors:
- the sucC gene encoding ADP-forming succinate--CoA ligase subunit beta; its protein translation is MKIHEYQAKELLRAHGVPVQQGRVAFSLDQVPEIVRALPCSELVLKAQVHAGGRGKAGGIQLVRSETEAVEAARKMFGMRLVTPQTGAEGKIVRRILFTEAAKIKKELYAGLIADRSKSRLTFMISSEGGVEIEKVAEEHPEKIITEPIDPGVGLQLFQCRRMAFALGLSEGLAKEGVALFKSLYEAFCARDCSLVEINPLIITEEDHLLALDVKVNLDDNALYRHPDLAALRDLDEEDPLEVQASQYNLNYIKLDGNVGCMVNGAGLAMATMDLIKLAGAEPANFLDVGGGASVETVANGFRIILSDPKVQAILINIFGGIVRCDRVAKGVIEAAQSLDVAVPIVVRLAGTNAAEAGVLLKESGLKFHVAEDLADAAQCVVQVMAH